In Streptomyces globosus, the following proteins share a genomic window:
- the tpg gene encoding telomere-protecting terminal protein Tpg, which produces MTDEEKAQQEARTRSKLMEGLARAERALFTRPAPKSPRAQMKFLRTREKGSTKSLAERLGVSRKTVQRYLSGESTKPNKRLHQALAQETEAEWQPQVRARARQRAASSGGMVISCRAYFGLGPEGTSDAGRVRDIQVAVSPSHAAAIIAAQEEGATERDLHDAVAEAIADAYFRQGGGGRAGLEVKFADVEWLNIKF; this is translated from the coding sequence ATGACTGATGAGGAGAAGGCACAGCAGGAGGCTCGGACGCGCTCCAAGCTCATGGAGGGCCTCGCCCGCGCGGAGCGCGCCCTTTTCACCCGGCCCGCGCCGAAATCGCCGCGAGCCCAGATGAAATTCCTTCGCACGCGGGAGAAGGGCTCCACCAAGAGTCTGGCGGAGCGCCTGGGCGTCTCCCGCAAGACCGTGCAGCGCTACCTCTCGGGCGAGTCCACCAAGCCGAACAAGCGCCTCCACCAGGCGCTGGCGCAGGAGACCGAAGCGGAGTGGCAACCGCAGGTCAGGGCACGTGCGAGGCAGCGCGCCGCGTCTTCGGGCGGGATGGTCATCTCGTGCCGGGCGTACTTCGGCCTCGGCCCGGAAGGCACCTCGGACGCGGGCCGGGTCCGGGACATCCAGGTCGCCGTCAGCCCCTCCCACGCGGCCGCCATCATCGCCGCGCAGGAGGAAGGTGCGACGGAGAGAGATCTGCATGACGCGGTCGCGGAGGCCATCGCGGACGCCTATTTCCGTCAAGGCGGTGGCGGCCGCGCGGGCCTGGAGGTGAAATTCGCGGACGTGGAGTGGTTGAACATCAAGTTTTAG